TTGCATTATCCATTCCATCGGTAAAGGCTATCACGCATTTTGCACCGTTTTGCATGGCAGTCTGATTGATTGCCACATAAAGTGCATCATATAATGCAGTACTGCTTCCTGGTGACATCCGGTTGACTGCTGATGCCAATGCCGTCCCATCAGAAGTAAAGGCTACATCTGTATATACCTCATCTGCAAAAGACACCAGGGATGCTTTATCCCCAATACTAAACTGAATATTCTGCAGAAAATTAATCATGATATTTTTTGCCGCTGTCATTGGAGAACCATTCATGCTTCCGCTTACATCAGCCACCATATTAATGTTCAGGTTTTCAGCCTGATCCAGCTGAACTGCTTTTATAATAGTTTTTTCTTCAAAGGTACCTGTCCCTGCAACCTGTTCGGACAGATAAAAATACTGTGGCTGCAGATCAGGGACTGCTACCTTTGTTGTCTCATCTTCTACCTTTACGTATAATTTGACTGCCGGGAAATTGGTCACATCTACCTGCTGGACATCCATAACATATTTGCTCTGTCCTTTAATAGAATTCGTAACAGCCTGCCACTGCATGATCTTATCTTCGGCTTCTTTGTACTTTCCTTCAGAAAGGAGTTGTTCCGCTTCAGTCTGGAGGTTTTGTATAATAGTCTTTTCACTGTCAAAAGCAGAATCCAGATTTGTAGTTTTCAAACTTGCAACCGTACTTTCTGTCAGCTTCTGGTTAAAATCCCGAACGGATTCAATATAAGCATTAATCTGATCCAACAGGTCAACTACTTTTGAAGAGTCCTGCTTATCTACAGCCTTTGCCAGCTTTTTTAGAAGCGCTTCATATTCAGCTGTTTGTTCATTGCTGACAATAAAATTATCCAGTTCTCCAGAAAATTCCGCCTGCTTTTCTCCGGCTTCAATCATTACACTATGAATTTCTTCAATCTCAGTGCGCGCCTCACTTAAACGTGATGCCATATCTTCATAGCTGTCCTTATCCTTCTCCTCGACCACCCGGTCACAATCTGACAGCAATGATTTGAATTTTGCAAGACCATCCAAAGAATATCCTTTTAAAAGACTTTCAATCTCATCCCGCTCTGTCTTCAAACCAATGGCACCTTTGATCATATGGCTATAATAATAATATCCTATGGCACCTTCAACAGCCAGTACCAGCACAGTTAATGCAATAATAATCCCAACTGCGAGCCTAAATTTATTACTGCTTCTCCCCATACTCTTCCCCTTATAAAGCTGTATGATATTCGAGTTACTTCAACTTAGTTCCACATTTTCTGCAGAAATTCACTGCAAGTTCATATCTCTGTCCACAATTTGGACAAATGACTGCATCTTCATCCCCCGACATCAGCCGGCCGCCGGCAGGGGACACCGCCCCTGCATTCTGGCCACTATTCTGGCCTCCAAGGATCTGTTTTTCCTTCAATTCCAGTTCATCTAGTTCTGCCTGCTGCTGTTTGATGATCACTTCTTTCTCTGCAATCTCCATCAGCTTATCCTGGATACGTTCTATGGCTACCTCTCCCTGAGTCCAGTCCTGGTAAACGATCTCACCAATCTCTGACATTAATGTGGCAATCTCACTTTTTAAAGTTGCTATGTATGTCTTGATTTTATTTAACTCTAAAAAATTAGATGTCTTTACATTAAGAACCGTTAACCCTTTTGAAAAAGTACTTTTTAAATCAGCCATTATC
The nucleotide sequence above comes from Lacrimispora sp. BS-2. Encoded proteins:
- a CDS encoding YARHG domain-containing protein — translated: MGRSSNKFRLAVGIIIALTVLVLAVEGAIGYYYYSHMIKGAIGLKTERDEIESLLKGYSLDGLAKFKSLLSDCDRVVEEKDKDSYEDMASRLSEARTEIEEIHSVMIEAGEKQAEFSGELDNFIVSNEQTAEYEALLKKLAKAVDKQDSSKVVDLLDQINAYIESVRDFNQKLTESTVASLKTTNLDSAFDSEKTIIQNLQTEAEQLLSEGKYKEAEDKIMQWQAVTNSIKGQSKYVMDVQQVDVTNFPAVKLYVKVEDETTKVAVPDLQPQYFYLSEQVAGTGTFEEKTIIKAVQLDQAENLNINMVADVSGSMNGSPMTAAKNIMINFLQNIQFSIGDKASLVSFADEVYTDVAFTSDGTALASAVNRMSPGSSTALYDALYVAINQTAMQNGAKCVIAFTDGMDNASKCTPDIITELAGRYKIPVFIIGVGSSIDTSSLTSIANQTNGFYRNINDISSMAEIYNAIYRQQKELYLVEYQTRNESPATAERAVTVNYMGEGIVAREAYDYIPAIYMEATTSAAQMFVNDFVIYDSNSRYLMPSDLQRLTAEQLRLARNEIYARRGRRFKDTALQTYFDSKSWYKGTIDLENFQDSIFNDYEQANAYFIKDYERLKGYIK
- a CDS encoding zinc ribbon domain-containing protein translates to MADLKSTFSKGLTVLNVKTSNFLELNKIKTYIATLKSEIATLMSEIGEIVYQDWTQGEVAIERIQDKLMEIAEKEVIIKQQQAELDELELKEKQILGGQNSGQNAGAVSPAGGRLMSGDEDAVICPNCGQRYELAVNFCRKCGTKLK